In Sander lucioperca isolate FBNREF2018 chromosome 12, SLUC_FBN_1.2, whole genome shotgun sequence, one DNA window encodes the following:
- the LOC116062053 gene encoding glutathione hydrolase 7, translating into MHSPAPEIVAGYPSGCVADKDANPETILGSAYSPVDYMSITSFPRLPEDDGLSAEHTVRSRKDDDNVLSEQDTDPDVFLKTARLQRLPSSASDLASHDIASLRETTRDPFTEDCACQRDGLTVIITACLTFATGVTVALIMQIYFGDPQIFNQGAVVTDVAQCTSLGFDILEKQGSSVDAAITAALCLGIVHPHTSGIGGGGVMLVHDIRKNETRVIDFRETAPSAIHEEMLQTNLDLNPGLLVGVPGMLSGMHQAHQLYGRMPWKDVVTMAAEVARNGFNVTHDLAEALAKVKDQNMSAAFRDLFLPNGQAPLSGMFTRRLDLAAILDAVAVNGISEFYSGNLTQEMAAAVQARGGVLTEDDFGNYSTVLQQPAEIIYQGHHVMTAPAPHAGVALITALNILEGYNITSQVPRNNTFHWIAEAVKIALALASRLGDPMYEPSVSEIVAKMLSKSQASLLRQMISDSQAFPVSHYAPSFTLETGAAASQVVVMGPDDHIVSIMSSLNKPFGSGIVIPSGILLNSQILDFSWPNKTQGSSPNPLNSVQPGKRPMSFLMPTAVRPAVGLCGTYVAVGSSNGEKALSGITQVLMNVLSSRKNMSDSLAYGRLHPQLQPNTLLVDSKFLDEDVELLQAKGHKVERRDVLSMVEGTRRTNDLIIGVKDPRSADASALTISNMP; encoded by the exons ATGCACAGCCCTGCTCCTGAAATTGTGGCAGGGTACCCAAGTGGATGTGTGGCAGATAAAGATGCCAATCCGGAGACAATCCTGGGGAGTGCCTACTCTCCGGTGGACTACATGAGCATCACCAGCTTCCCCAGGCTGCCAGAGGACGACGGACTGTCTGCAGAACACACCGTAAGATCACGCAAAGATGATGACAACGTCCTGAGTGAGCAAGATACAG ACCCAGATGTGTTTCTGAAGACAGCTCGCCTCCAGCGTCTCCCCTCCTCTGCTTCGGACCTGGCTAGCCATGATATTGCATCCCTGCGGGAGACCACCAGAGACCCCTTTACAGAGGACTGTGCCTGTCAGCGAGATGGACTGACAGTCATCATCACAGCTTGTCTCACCTTTGCCACAGGAGTCACTGTAGCTCTCATCATGCAGATCTACTTTGGAGACCCACAG ATCTTTAACCAAGGGGCAGTGGTGACAGATGTGGCCCAGTGTACATCTCTTGGCTTTGACATTCTAGAGAAACAGGGCTCCAGTGTTGATGCTGCCATCACTGCTGCCCTTTGTTTGGGAATTGTCCACCCTCACACTTCTGGTATTGGAGG TGGTGGAGTTATGTTGGTGCATGACATCCGTAAGAACGAGACGAGGGTCATTGACTTCAGAGAGACGGCACCATCTGCCATCCACGAGGAGATGCTGCAGACAAACCTTGATCTAAAT CCCGGCCTGCTGGTGGGAGTACCAGGCATGCTCAGTGGGATGCATCAGGCACACCAGTTGTATGGCAG AATGCCGTGGAAGGATGTGGTTACCATGGCAGCAGAAGTGGCTAGAAATGGATTTAATGTTACTCATGACCTAG CTGAAGCTCTGGCTAAAGTTAAGGACCAAAACATGTCGGCTGCATTTCGGGATTTGTTCCTTCCCAACGGCCAGGCTCCCCTCTCCGGGATGTTTACCAGACGTCTTGATTTAGCAGCCATCTTGGATGCTGTTGCAGTTAATGGGATATCGGAGTTCTACAGTGGAAACCTGACGCAGGAAATGGCAGCAGCA GTACAAGCAAGAGGTGGGGTGCTCACAGAGGATGATTTTGGAAACTACAGCACCGTCTTACAGCAGCCAGCAGAGATCATTTATCAAG GACACCATGTGATGACGGCCCCGGCCCCACATGCAGGTGTTGCCTTGATCACTGCTCTAAACATCCTGGAAGGCTACAACATCACCAGTCAGGTGCCCAGGAACAACACCTTCCACTGGATTGCAGAG GCTGTAAAGATAGCTCTTGCCCTCGCTAGTAGACTGGGAGACCCCATGTATGAACCTTCTGTCTCAGAGATTGTCGCCAAGATGCTGAG TAAATCACAGGCTTCCCTACTCCGCCAGATGATCAGCGACTCTCAGGCCTTCCCTGTCAGCCATTACGCTCCATCATTTACCTTGGAGACGGGTGCAGCAGCTTCCCAAGTCGTGGTCATGGGCCCGGACGACCACATTGTGTCAATCATGAG CTCTCTGAACAAACCATTTGGCAGCGGGATCGTGATTCCTTCAGGAATCCTCTTGAATAGCCAGATCCTGGACTTCTCCTGGCCTAATAAAACACAGGGCTCATCACCTAACCCA CTTAACAGCGTCCAGCCTGGGAAGAGGCCCATGTCCTTCCTGATGCCCACAGCAGTGAGGCCTGCTGTGGGGTTATGTGGCACATATGTGGCCGTTGGATCTTCCAATGGAGAGAAAGCTCTCAGTGGCATCACACAG GTGCTGATGAATGTTCTGTCTTCGCGTAAAAATATGAGTGACAGCTTAGCATACGGAAGACTCCACCCGCAGCTGCAGCCCAACACTCTCCTGGTGGACT CTAAGTTTCTAGACGAAGATGTGGAGCTGCTGCAGGCCAAAGGTCACAAGGTGGAGAGGAGAGATGTTCTCTCAATGGTGGAGGGCACCCGGAGAACCAATGACCTCATCATAGGGGTGAAAGACCCCCGTAGCGCTGATGCCTCCGCTCTCACCATATCCAACATGCCCTAG
- the LOC116062054 gene encoding tumor protein p53-inducible nuclear protein 2 isoform X1: protein MFQRLSNLLFGEVEEVEAELKGPNPCVTEADEEGWMLVNLPEESDYMVQAEDETGAPLITQSFPDSNLSNHQVTHTRTVCPAPIPHPPHKRRRTHKGRARGAVALSDPMSCPSASPSDSGATTPVTLPRRARLSTSSSTPSLSPGSGSECGGSGGRSRAGPERGCMDESWFVTPPPCFTAEGATAEASPMEDLLIEHPSMSVYVSPSNFSMVSNSNLSVVGEESIVSLASSVSRVAEPAAAPASRSTMPTRVSRGAAAQAGALAKVTQVARVQRNKARIERRHLGRNRIQRQNRTREQVPRHAAHARNTFLHQPSKRNICH from the exons ATGTTTCAGCGTTTGAGCAACCTGTTGTTTGGGGAGGTAGAAGAGGTGGAAGCTGAGCTGAAGGGACCCAACCCCTGTGTGACGGAGGCCGACGAAGAGGGATGGATGCTCGTCAACCTGCCTG AAGAATCTGACTACATGGTGCAGGCGGAGGATGAGACAGGAGCCCCACTGATTACACAATCATTCCCAGACAGTAACTTATCAAATCATCAAGTCACACATACAAGGACTGTATGCCCGGCCCCCATTCCCCACCCCCCTCACAAGCGCCGCAGGACACATAAAGGTCGGGCACGAGGTGCAGTAGCACTATCAGACCCCATGTCTTGTCCAAGCGCTAGTCCGTCAGATTCGGGTGCCACCACACCTGTGACCCTGCCGAGACGGGCCAGACTATCCACGTCCTCCTCCACCCCGTCATTGTCCCCTGGCTCTGGAAGTGAGTGTGGGGGCAGTGGGGGTAGAAGTAGGGCAGGTCCAGAGAGAGGCTGCATGGATGAGAGCTGGTTTGTCACCCCTCCCCCCTGTTTCACTGCAGAGGGAGCCACAGCAGAGGCCAGCCCGATGGAGGACCTACTCATCGAGCACCCCAGCATGTCTGTGTACGTCTCACCGAGCAACTTCTCCATGGTCTCCAACAGCAACCTGTCTGTGGTGGGAGAGGAAAGCATTGTCAGCCTGGCGAGCAGCGTGAG TAGAGTGGCAGAACCAGCTGCTGCCCCCGCCAGCCGCAGCACTATGCCCACCAGGGTGAGCCGTGGAGCAGCTGCCCAGGCTGGAGCTCTGGCCAAGGTCACCCAAGTGGCCAGGGTCCAGCGTAACAAAGCCCGCATCGAGCGACGCCATCTGGGCCGTAACCGCATCCAACGCCAAAACCGCACCAGGGAGCAGGTCCCGCGCCACGCAGCCCACGCCAGAAACACCTTCCTTCACCAGCCCAGCAAGCGTAACATCTGCCACTAA
- the LOC116062054 gene encoding tumor protein p53-inducible nuclear protein 2 isoform X3, producing the protein MFQRLSNLLFGEVEEVEAELKGPNPCVTEADEEGWMLVNLPEGATAEASPMEDLLIEHPSMSVYVSPSNFSMVSNSNLSVVGEESIVSLASSVSRVAEPAAAPASRSTMPTRVSRGAAAQAGALAKVTQVARVQRNKARIERRHLGRNRIQRQNRTREQVPRHAAHARNTFLHQPSKRNICH; encoded by the exons ATGTTTCAGCGTTTGAGCAACCTGTTGTTTGGGGAGGTAGAAGAGGTGGAAGCTGAGCTGAAGGGACCCAACCCCTGTGTGACGGAGGCCGACGAAGAGGGATGGATGCTCGTCAACCTGCCTG AGGGAGCCACAGCAGAGGCCAGCCCGATGGAGGACCTACTCATCGAGCACCCCAGCATGTCTGTGTACGTCTCACCGAGCAACTTCTCCATGGTCTCCAACAGCAACCTGTCTGTGGTGGGAGAGGAAAGCATTGTCAGCCTGGCGAGCAGCGTGAG TAGAGTGGCAGAACCAGCTGCTGCCCCCGCCAGCCGCAGCACTATGCCCACCAGGGTGAGCCGTGGAGCAGCTGCCCAGGCTGGAGCTCTGGCCAAGGTCACCCAAGTGGCCAGGGTCCAGCGTAACAAAGCCCGCATCGAGCGACGCCATCTGGGCCGTAACCGCATCCAACGCCAAAACCGCACCAGGGAGCAGGTCCCGCGCCACGCAGCCCACGCCAGAAACACCTTCCTTCACCAGCCCAGCAAGCGTAACATCTGCCACTAA
- the LOC116062054 gene encoding tumor protein p53-inducible nuclear protein 2 isoform X2 has protein sequence MFQRLSNLLFGEVEEVEAELKGPNPCVTEADEEGWMLVNLPESDYMVQAEDETGAPLITQSFPDSNLSNHQVTHTRTVCPAPIPHPPHKRRRTHKGRARGAVALSDPMSCPSASPSDSGATTPVTLPRRARLSTSSSTPSLSPGSGSECGGSGGRSRAGPERGCMDESWFVTPPPCFTAEGATAEASPMEDLLIEHPSMSVYVSPSNFSMVSNSNLSVVGEESIVSLASSVSRVAEPAAAPASRSTMPTRVSRGAAAQAGALAKVTQVARVQRNKARIERRHLGRNRIQRQNRTREQVPRHAAHARNTFLHQPSKRNICH, from the exons ATGTTTCAGCGTTTGAGCAACCTGTTGTTTGGGGAGGTAGAAGAGGTGGAAGCTGAGCTGAAGGGACCCAACCCCTGTGTGACGGAGGCCGACGAAGAGGGATGGATGCTCGTCAACCTGCCTG AATCTGACTACATGGTGCAGGCGGAGGATGAGACAGGAGCCCCACTGATTACACAATCATTCCCAGACAGTAACTTATCAAATCATCAAGTCACACATACAAGGACTGTATGCCCGGCCCCCATTCCCCACCCCCCTCACAAGCGCCGCAGGACACATAAAGGTCGGGCACGAGGTGCAGTAGCACTATCAGACCCCATGTCTTGTCCAAGCGCTAGTCCGTCAGATTCGGGTGCCACCACACCTGTGACCCTGCCGAGACGGGCCAGACTATCCACGTCCTCCTCCACCCCGTCATTGTCCCCTGGCTCTGGAAGTGAGTGTGGGGGCAGTGGGGGTAGAAGTAGGGCAGGTCCAGAGAGAGGCTGCATGGATGAGAGCTGGTTTGTCACCCCTCCCCCCTGTTTCACTGCAGAGGGAGCCACAGCAGAGGCCAGCCCGATGGAGGACCTACTCATCGAGCACCCCAGCATGTCTGTGTACGTCTCACCGAGCAACTTCTCCATGGTCTCCAACAGCAACCTGTCTGTGGTGGGAGAGGAAAGCATTGTCAGCCTGGCGAGCAGCGTGAG TAGAGTGGCAGAACCAGCTGCTGCCCCCGCCAGCCGCAGCACTATGCCCACCAGGGTGAGCCGTGGAGCAGCTGCCCAGGCTGGAGCTCTGGCCAAGGTCACCCAAGTGGCCAGGGTCCAGCGTAACAAAGCCCGCATCGAGCGACGCCATCTGGGCCGTAACCGCATCCAACGCCAAAACCGCACCAGGGAGCAGGTCCCGCGCCACGCAGCCCACGCCAGAAACACCTTCCTTCACCAGCCCAGCAAGCGTAACATCTGCCACTAA